The genomic region TCAATTTCACGAAAGATGCCTATATCGTCGTCGAGGGCAAGCAGAACGCGGACCACTTCTATATTCTTCGCAGTGGCAAGGTCCGCGTCAGTAAAGAGGTGGAGGTTGTCCAGGAAGAGGGGGGCAACGTTCTGGGGCCGGGTGATTTCTTTGGCGTTGTTGCTGCCATGTCGGGGCACAGCCATATCGAGACTGCCCAGGCACTTACGGACTGCTCCGCGATTTCGGTAAACAAGGAAAACTTCGGGGATCTGATCGTTCAGAATACCCCCGTGGCAATGAAGATCATCCAGGGGTTCAGCCGGCGCATGCGCTATCTCGATGAGGCCCTGGCGAGGATCACCCTGCAGCAGAGTTCCGAGCCCGACATTGGACACCTCTTTTTTGTGGCCGAGTTCTATGCAAAGCAGAGCCAGTTCAATCAGGCCCACTATGCCTACCATCAGTATCTGCGCTATTGCCCGAACGGGCCCCATGCGGAACGGGCCCGGCAGCGTCTTGAGAAGATCCAGCCCTATTCCCAGGCGGTGTATCTCGACGGTAGCGAGACGGAGTTTACCCGGATATACAAAAAGAACACCATGATCTTTTCCGAGATGATGCCCGGGGGCGAGCTGTATATCATCCAGAAGGGGTCGGTGAAGATCACCAAGATCGTGAACGACAACGAGGTGCTTCTGGCGGTGCTCAAACAGGGTGATATTTTCGGGGAAATGTCCCTGATCGAGAACAAACCTCGCTCGGCCAGCGCGATTGCCTTTGAGGATACCCAGCTTCTGGCGGTGAACCGCGAGAACTTCGCCCGCATGGTCTCTTCCCAGCCCCAGATCATTACTCGTCTCACCCAGCTTCTGGCGGAGCGCATCTGGTTCATCTACAAGCAGCTGGCCAACACGCTCCTGAAAGACAAGGTGGGGCGCCTCTTCGACGGTCTCCTGATCCAGCTGGAGCGCAATCGGGTGCCTCTGCGCCAGGGCGAGGCCTATACCTTCGAGTTCGGGCCCAAGGAGCTTATCAACATGGTGGGGCTTCCCATGGCCGAAGGGCGTGAGGCGATGCGGGAGCTGCTCAAGAACTCCCGCATCAAGGTTCTGGAGGACCGGATCGTCATCTCCGACAGGGCCGAGATCGAGAAGCAGGCCAAGTACTATCGAAAAATGCAGAAGATAGAACGGGCCCGGCGCCAGAGCCGTCTGTAAAATCCGCAAGGAGCCATAACTCCCAATGAAATCACGACTTTTTTTCAACGATACCTTGCTCCTTCTGACAGCGGCGATCTGGGGCTTCGCCTTTGTGGCGCAACGCCTGGG from Alkalispirochaeta americana harbors:
- a CDS encoding cyclic nucleotide-binding domain-containing protein: MPTPLQLKIVNFTKDAYIVVEGKQNADHFYILRSGKVRVSKEVEVVQEEGGNVLGPGDFFGVVAAMSGHSHIETAQALTDCSAISVNKENFGDLIVQNTPVAMKIIQGFSRRMRYLDEALARITLQQSSEPDIGHLFFVAEFYAKQSQFNQAHYAYHQYLRYCPNGPHAERARQRLEKIQPYSQAVYLDGSETEFTRIYKKNTMIFSEMMPGGELYIIQKGSVKITKIVNDNEVLLAVLKQGDIFGEMSLIENKPRSASAIAFEDTQLLAVNRENFARMVSSQPQIITRLTQLLAERIWFIYKQLANTLLKDKVGRLFDGLLIQLERNRVPLRQGEAYTFEFGPKELINMVGLPMAEGREAMRELLKNSRIKVLEDRIVISDRAEIEKQAKYYRKMQKIERARRQSRL